One genomic segment of Gammaproteobacteria bacterium includes these proteins:
- a CDS encoding SUF system NifU family Fe-S cluster assembly protein: MNDVRDLYEALILDHNRQPRNFGKPVGCNYQSHGINPLCGDDITVYLTVENGMIKDVGFSGQGCAISTASASLMTEALKGKTVAEAEELFSHMHHLLTRENGVASDLSGLGKLKVLAGVHEFPARVKCATLAWHTMHAALHGEKSTSTE, encoded by the coding sequence ATGAATGATGTCCGCGATCTTTATGAAGCGTTGATTTTGGATCATAACCGTCAGCCGCGTAATTTCGGGAAACCGGTGGGATGCAATTACCAGTCGCACGGGATTAATCCCTTGTGCGGCGATGATATTACAGTCTATCTTACAGTGGAGAACGGCATGATCAAAGATGTCGGCTTTAGCGGCCAGGGATGCGCTATCTCGACCGCCTCTGCCTCGTTGATGACGGAGGCACTCAAGGGCAAAACCGTCGCAGAAGCTGAGGAACTGTTCAGTCACATGCACCATCTGTTGACGCGGGAAAATGGTGTGGCGTCGGATTTGAGCGGTCTCGGCAAACTGAAAGTATTGGCCGGCGTACACGAATTCCCCGCGCGCGTTAAATGCGCTACTTTGGCTTGGCATACCATGCATGCGGCGCTGCATGGTGAAAAGTCCACTTCCACTGAATAG
- a CDS encoding cysteine desulfurase, with the protein MNTTACDVRPAASAETGFDVEKIRHDFPILQQEVYGKPLVYLDNGASSQKPQCVIDAITQCYAHDYANVHRAVHALGERATQAYEGARGKLKSFINARDEKEIIFVRGTTEAINLVAQSYVRPRLKSGDEILITGMEHHSNIVPWQIVCEQTGAILRVVPITDDGELEMEQALRLMTPRTRLVALTHISNVLGTINPLQRIIQAAHSMDIPVLVDGAQAVPHMAVDVQALDCDFYAFSGHKMYGPSGIGVLYGKQELLEEMPPYHGGGDMIRSVSFEKTEYNVLPYKFEAGTPHIAGVIGLGEAVDYLTGIGLAAVAQHEKTLLDYASAVLSEIRGLRIIGQAREKASIVSFTIEGIHPHDIGTIVDREGIAIRAGHHCAMPLMQRYGLPATARASFGIYNTLEEIDSLVNALHKAQELFGV; encoded by the coding sequence ATGAATACGACCGCATGTGATGTCCGGCCAGCCGCCTCAGCCGAGACCGGCTTTGATGTCGAAAAAATCCGCCACGATTTTCCGATTCTGCAGCAAGAGGTGTATGGCAAGCCGCTGGTCTATCTCGACAATGGTGCCAGCAGCCAGAAGCCGCAATGTGTCATCGATGCGATCACTCAGTGTTACGCGCACGATTACGCCAATGTTCATCGCGCAGTGCACGCACTGGGCGAACGTGCAACGCAGGCCTATGAAGGCGCGCGCGGTAAGCTCAAGTCATTCATCAATGCCCGCGATGAAAAGGAGATCATTTTTGTCCGTGGCACCACCGAGGCGATCAACCTGGTGGCGCAGAGCTATGTCCGGCCGCGCCTGAAATCAGGTGATGAGATTTTGATCACTGGCATGGAGCACCATTCCAATATCGTACCGTGGCAAATCGTCTGTGAACAAACCGGCGCGATTTTACGCGTGGTACCGATCACCGATGATGGCGAGCTGGAGATGGAGCAAGCGCTGCGCCTGATGACACCACGCACCCGGCTGGTAGCGTTGACGCATATCTCCAATGTGCTGGGGACGATTAACCCGCTGCAGCGGATAATCCAAGCCGCCCACAGCATGGATATTCCCGTGCTAGTGGATGGTGCCCAGGCCGTGCCGCACATGGCCGTGGACGTGCAGGCGCTTGATTGTGATTTTTACGCCTTCTCTGGTCACAAGATGTATGGTCCCAGCGGAATCGGCGTGTTGTACGGCAAGCAAGAATTGCTGGAAGAGATGCCGCCCTATCATGGCGGCGGCGACATGATCCGCAGCGTCAGTTTCGAGAAGACCGAATACAATGTGCTGCCATACAAATTCGAGGCCGGCACGCCCCATATTGCCGGTGTCATCGGTCTGGGCGAGGCGGTTGATTACTTAACGGGTATTGGTCTGGCGGCGGTAGCGCAGCACGAGAAAACGTTGCTTGATTATGCCAGCGCTGTGCTGAGCGAGATACGCGGTTTGCGGATCATCGGTCAGGCGCGAGAGAAAGCGAGCATTGTCTCATTTACCATCGAAGGTATTCATCCGCACGACATCGGCACCATCGTCGATCGTGAAGGAATCGCCATCCGCGCCGGTCATCATTGCGCGATGCCGCTGATGCAACGTTATGGATTGCCGGCGACGGCACGCGCTTCGTTTGGAATTTATAACACGCTTGAGGAAATAGACAGCCTGGTCAATGCGTTGCATAAAGCGCAGGAGTTATTCGGCGTATGA
- the sufD gene encoding Fe-S cluster assembly protein SufD — protein sequence MNTASAIEFYQQEFNDATAKLPARNSTRVQRLRLAALARFTTLGFPGVRDEAWKYTRLTSFEKQQFKIVAKNEIKLGDAVLQALAKSHDLPGYTLVFIDGYYAPHVSAGDQLPDGISMISLGRALEQEDDVVMQALEQVNENLSNGFTALNMAYLSDGVSLRIAKNTVIPAPVNLVFINQGRENSGTYLRHLITLEPGSQASITETYIGLGDNSYFTNSQTEVMVGENARLDYYTLQQQGNKAVHVAGLNVVQQADSRFAYHCFLLGGQLARQDFKTVLAAEGAECLVNALLLGQGRQHIDLHTHVEHAVSHCASREYVRAILDERARGVLDGKVIVQPQAQKTDARLVSNNLLLSHHAEMDVKPQLEIYADDVKCGHAATVGQLDDNALFYLRSRGLDETTARTLMTYAFAADIIGRVPKGVLRDSFQQRVLTHMPQALHVRGLL from the coding sequence ATGAATACCGCAAGTGCCATAGAGTTTTATCAGCAGGAGTTTAACGACGCCACGGCTAAATTACCGGCCCGTAATTCCACCCGCGTGCAACGCTTGCGCCTCGCCGCGCTGGCTCGCTTTACAACGTTGGGTTTTCCAGGCGTTCGTGACGAGGCATGGAAATATACCCGCCTTACTTCATTTGAAAAGCAGCAATTTAAAATCGTCGCTAAAAATGAAATCAAGCTTGGCGACGCTGTGTTGCAGGCATTGGCGAAAAGTCATGATTTGCCAGGGTACACACTGGTATTTATCGACGGCTATTATGCACCGCACGTTTCCGCAGGCGATCAGTTACCGGATGGGATTTCTATGATCTCGCTGGGCCGGGCATTGGAACAGGAAGATGACGTCGTCATGCAGGCTCTGGAGCAGGTGAACGAGAACCTAAGCAACGGTTTCACCGCCCTGAACATGGCCTATCTGTCCGATGGTGTCAGCCTGCGGATTGCCAAAAATACTGTGATACCGGCACCGGTCAATTTGGTATTCATTAACCAGGGACGCGAAAACAGTGGTACCTATCTGCGCCACTTGATAACTCTGGAGCCTGGCAGTCAGGCGAGTATTACTGAGACCTATATTGGCCTTGGTGACAACAGCTACTTCACTAACAGCCAAACTGAAGTCATGGTGGGCGAAAATGCTCGGCTCGATTATTACACGCTGCAGCAACAGGGAAATAAAGCGGTTCACGTTGCTGGATTGAACGTCGTACAGCAGGCCGATAGCCGCTTCGCCTATCACTGCTTTTTGCTGGGTGGCCAGCTGGCGCGACAAGATTTTAAAACTGTCCTGGCGGCCGAAGGCGCGGAATGTTTGGTCAACGCCTTGCTGCTGGGTCAGGGACGGCAACACATCGATCTCCATACTCATGTCGAGCACGCCGTGTCCCACTGCGCCAGCCGCGAGTACGTGCGTGCCATTCTCGACGAGCGGGCGCGCGGTGTGCTGGATGGTAAGGTGATCGTTCAGCCGCAGGCGCAAAAGACGGATGCGCGCCTGGTGAGCAACAATCTGTTGCTTTCGCACCATGCGGAAATGGACGTCAAGCCGCAGCTCGAAATTTATGCCGATGATGTCAAATGTGGCCACGCTGCTACGGTCGGACAATTGGATGATAACGCCCTGTTTTATTTGCGTTCACGTGGCCTGGACGAAACAACTGCCCGTACCTTGATGACCTATGCCTTTGCCGCCGATATTATCGGTCGCGTGCCTAAGGGGGTACTGCGTGACAGTTTTCAGCAGCGCGTCTTGACCCACATGCCACAGGCGCTGCATGTCAGGGGGCTGCTATGA
- the sufC gene encoding Fe-S cluster assembly ATPase SufC, with amino-acid sequence MLQIDNLHVSVGGKPILRGIDLTVRTGEVHAIMGPNGSGKSTLAYILAGREGYQITEGTIRYRGEDLTQLVPEQRARQGIFLAFQYPVEIPGVANVYLLKSALNAIRLERGLEALDAVEFLERVQEKMAKIDMKPDFLQRNVNEGFSGGEKKRNEILQMALLEPTLAILDETDSGLDIDALRTIANGVNAMRSPERAMIMVTHYQRLLDYIEPDFVHVMSGGRLVKSGGKELALELEKRGYEWIEVQTPNAVARAAAGV; translated from the coding sequence ATATTACAGATCGACAACCTGCATGTCAGTGTTGGTGGCAAGCCGATTTTGCGCGGCATCGACCTGACCGTCAGGACAGGTGAAGTGCATGCCATCATGGGGCCGAATGGCTCTGGCAAAAGTACGCTCGCGTACATTCTGGCCGGCCGTGAAGGTTATCAGATCACTGAAGGCACAATCCGCTATCGCGGCGAGGACTTAACTCAGCTGGTGCCGGAACAACGCGCAAGGCAAGGTATCTTTCTCGCTTTTCAGTATCCGGTGGAAATCCCCGGTGTGGCGAACGTCTATTTGCTGAAATCCGCGCTCAACGCGATCCGGCTGGAACGGGGGCTGGAGGCGTTGGATGCCGTGGAGTTTCTCGAGCGGGTACAGGAAAAGATGGCCAAAATCGATATGAAGCCGGATTTTCTACAGCGCAATGTGAACGAAGGTTTTTCGGGCGGCGAAAAAAAACGCAACGAGATATTGCAAATGGCGCTGCTGGAGCCAACGCTGGCGATCCTTGATGAAACCGATTCGGGACTCGATATCGATGCGCTCCGGACCATCGCCAATGGTGTCAATGCCATGCGCAGTCCTGAGCGGGCCATGATAATGGTGACGCACTACCAACGCCTGCTTGATTACATCGAGCCTGATTTTGTCCACGTCATGAGTGGCGGCCGTCTGGTTAAATCGGGTGGTAAGGAGCTGGCGTTGGAACTGGAAAAAAGGGGTTACGAGTGGATTGAGGTGCAAACGCCAAATGCGGTGGCACGGGCAGCGGCGGGAGTCTGA
- the sufB gene encoding Fe-S cluster assembly protein SufB has protein sequence MSKEALNISQIIAKDYQAGFVTEIESDTLPRELNEEVIRTISAKKNEPEFMLQWRLDAYRHWLTMREPSWAHIKHPLIDYQAISYYSAPKQQARPMSLDEVDPELLRTYEKLGIPLREQEMLAGVIAVDAVFDSVSVATTFKETLAKQGIIFCSFSEAVQKHPELVQRYLGTVVPPGDNFFAALNSAVFSDGSFCYIPKGVHCPMELSTYFRINAATTGQFERTLIIADEGSYVSYLEGCTAPMRDENQLHAAVVELIALDNAQIKYATVQNWYPGDEQGKGGIYNFVTKRGDCRGVNSKISWTQVETGSAITWKYPSCILRGDNSVGEFYSVALTSKYQQADTGTKMIHIGKNTRSTILAKGISAGHGQNAYRGLVKIHKDAEHARNYTQCDSLLLGDQCGAHTFPYIEVKNATAKVEHEASTSKIGEDQLFYCRQRGMSQEDAVSMIVNGFCKQVFRELPMEFAVEAQKLMNVSLEGAVG, from the coding sequence ATGTCAAAAGAAGCGCTTAATATTAGTCAAATCATCGCCAAGGATTATCAGGCGGGATTTGTCACCGAGATTGAAAGCGATACGCTGCCGCGCGAATTGAATGAAGAGGTTATTCGCACCATTTCTGCCAAGAAGAATGAACCCGAGTTCATGCTGCAGTGGCGCCTTGATGCCTATCGTCACTGGCTGACCATGCGAGAGCCAAGCTGGGCGCATATCAAGCATCCGCTAATCGACTATCAGGCGATCAGCTATTATTCAGCGCCTAAGCAACAGGCTCGCCCCATGAGTCTGGATGAGGTTGACCCTGAATTACTTCGCACCTATGAAAAACTTGGTATCCCGCTAAGGGAGCAAGAGATGCTGGCTGGTGTGATAGCGGTCGATGCCGTTTTCGACAGCGTTTCGGTGGCGACTACCTTTAAGGAGACACTGGCCAAACAAGGTATCATTTTCTGCTCTTTTTCCGAGGCCGTGCAGAAACATCCTGAGCTGGTGCAGCGCTATCTCGGTACGGTTGTTCCGCCAGGTGACAATTTCTTTGCCGCGCTGAATTCAGCGGTTTTCAGCGACGGTTCGTTCTGCTACATCCCCAAAGGTGTGCACTGCCCGATGGAGCTGTCGACCTATTTTCGTATCAACGCCGCCACCACCGGTCAGTTTGAACGCACGCTGATTATCGCCGATGAAGGTAGTTATGTCAGCTATCTGGAAGGCTGCACGGCACCGATGCGCGACGAAAATCAGTTGCACGCCGCGGTAGTGGAGCTGATTGCGCTCGACAATGCACAGATCAAATATGCGACGGTTCAAAACTGGTATCCCGGTGATGAACAAGGAAAAGGCGGCATCTACAACTTTGTTACCAAGCGCGGTGATTGCCGTGGTGTAAACTCAAAGATCTCCTGGACTCAGGTAGAGACAGGCTCGGCCATCACCTGGAAATATCCCAGTTGCATCTTGCGCGGTGATAATTCGGTCGGCGAATTCTATTCCGTCGCGCTGACCAGCAAGTATCAGCAGGCGGATACCGGTACCAAGATGATTCACATCGGCAAAAATACGCGTAGCACTATTCTTGCCAAGGGTATCTCCGCCGGCCATGGCCAAAATGCTTATCGTGGACTGGTGAAAATTCACAAGGATGCCGAGCATGCGCGTAATTACACCCAATGCGATTCGCTGTTGCTGGGTGATCAATGCGGTGCCCACACCTTTCCCTATATTGAGGTCAAAAATGCCACGGCAAAGGTTGAGCATGAGGCTTCCACCTCGAAAATCGGCGAGGATCAGTTGTTCTACTGCAGACAGCGCGGCATGTCGCAGGAAGACGCGGTTTCGATGATCGTTAATGGTTTCTGTAAGCAGGTGTTTCGCGAGTTGCCGATGGAGTTTGCGGTCGAAGCGCAGAAACTGATGAATGTCAGTCTGGAAGGAGCAGTGGGATGA
- a CDS encoding SUF system Fe-S cluster assembly regulator has product MLRMSKLTDYGIVIMSYLAKTPQQMQSATEIAVNVGVALPTVSKILKILTREGFLTSQRGLKGGYSLAFSADEISIADLVDALEGPIALTECSYAKGMCQQERSCSVRQNWLRINQVIHDTLDGIRLAQMNGTISASSLR; this is encoded by the coding sequence ATGTTGCGAATGAGCAAGCTGACGGACTATGGCATCGTCATTATGAGTTATCTGGCAAAAACCCCGCAGCAAATGCAGTCTGCCACCGAGATTGCAGTCAATGTCGGGGTTGCGCTGCCGACAGTGAGCAAGATCCTGAAAATCCTGACGCGGGAGGGATTTTTAACCTCCCAGCGTGGCTTGAAAGGCGGTTACTCGCTGGCGTTTTCGGCAGACGAGATTTCGATTGCTGATCTGGTTGATGCCCTGGAAGGTCCAATTGCGCTGACTGAATGTAGTTACGCCAAAGGTATGTGCCAACAGGAACGCAGCTGTTCAGTGCGCCAAAACTGGTTGCGGATCAATCAGGTGATACATGACACCCTGGACGGCATCCGTCTGGCACAAATGAACGGCACTATCAGCGCCAGCTCGCTGCGCTAG
- the wrbA gene encoding NAD(P)H:quinone oxidoreductase, with amino-acid sequence MKILVVYYSMYGHILKMAEAVAEGAKEISGINAELRRVPETLPNNVLDKMGALQSAEQQAHIPVCTVEELGAADALVFGTPTRFGNMCGQMRQLLDATGKLWLSGDLVGKAGSVFTSSATQHGGQESTILSFHTTLLHLGMVVVGLPYSFQGQMRTDEITGGSPYGASTIAGGKGERMPSDNELAAARYQGKHVATIASRLRG; translated from the coding sequence ATGAAAATTCTTGTCGTTTATTATTCTATGTACGGACACATTTTAAAAATGGCAGAGGCTGTTGCCGAAGGTGCCAAAGAAATTTCAGGTATAAATGCCGAACTTCGCAGAGTACCCGAAACCCTGCCTAATAACGTTCTAGATAAAATGGGCGCCTTACAGTCTGCTGAGCAACAAGCACACATTCCTGTCTGCACAGTTGAAGAACTTGGTGCGGCAGATGCGTTGGTATTCGGCACTCCGACTCGCTTTGGCAACATGTGCGGCCAAATGCGTCAGCTCCTGGATGCCACTGGCAAGCTTTGGTTAAGCGGCGACCTTGTCGGCAAGGCAGGCAGTGTTTTTACCAGTTCGGCGACACAACACGGCGGACAGGAATCCACCATTCTGAGCTTTCATACAACACTTTTACATCTCGGCATGGTTGTCGTTGGCCTGCCCTACAGCTTTCAGGGTCAGATGCGCACTGACGAAATTACCGGCGGTTCACCGTATGGCGCGTCCACCATTGCTGGAGGTAAAGGCGAACGCATGCCCAGCGATAACGAATTAGCGGCCGCGAGATATCAGGGCAAGCATGTAGCGACAATTGCCTCGCGACTCCGTGGCTGA
- a CDS encoding 4a-hydroxytetrahydrobiopterin dehydratase, which translates to MNTLRKLKCEACQIGAPLATPKEIDEYMQQIPDWTIVEIDGVKRLRRTFTFKDFKTALAFTNKLGELADQEDHHPAILTEWGKVTVSWWSHKIKGLHKNDFIMAAKTDALV; encoded by the coding sequence ATGAATACTCTACGCAAACTAAAATGTGAGGCCTGTCAGATCGGCGCTCCCTTGGCAACGCCAAAGGAGATCGATGAATATATGCAACAAATTCCTGATTGGACAATTGTTGAAATTGACGGCGTTAAGCGTTTACGCCGGACATTCACCTTTAAAGATTTCAAAACAGCACTGGCATTTACCAACAAACTCGGAGAACTCGCCGACCAGGAAGACCATCACCCTGCGATATTGACGGAATGGGGCAAGGTGACGGTCTCATGGTGGAGCCACAAGATAAAGGGGCTGCATAAAAATGATTTTATTATGGCGGCCAAGACTGATGCACTTGTGTGA
- a CDS encoding 3-deoxy-D-manno-octulosonic acid kinase has product MNIDAQEIKQGDSFILFDAAMIAAPAADFFELEYWRNSNAMVSSAQGRAAACIFRYQDHEYVLRRYRRGGWMAKLSADRYLWTGLEQTRAWCEWHLLAEMYQQGLPVPRPVATRVRRHGLCYSADLITLRLPNVETLADRLAQTALPESQWKIVGRTIRRFHDAGIFHADLNARNILLAEAGQVFLIDFDKGERRVPDSSWQRENLQRLQRSLNKIKAITADFNFDETAMQRLMKGYLK; this is encoded by the coding sequence ATGAATATCGACGCCCAAGAAATTAAGCAAGGTGACAGCTTCATCCTGTTCGATGCGGCGATGATTGCGGCTCCAGCGGCTGACTTCTTTGAGCTGGAATATTGGCGAAATTCGAACGCTATGGTGAGCAGCGCCCAAGGACGCGCTGCGGCATGCATCTTTCGCTACCAAGATCATGAGTATGTATTGCGTCGTTATCGGCGTGGCGGCTGGATGGCTAAACTCAGTGCCGATCGTTATCTTTGGACTGGTTTGGAACAAACCCGCGCCTGGTGCGAATGGCATCTGTTGGCAGAGATGTATCAGCAAGGTTTGCCGGTGCCGCGGCCAGTCGCGACGCGGGTGCGGCGTCATGGTCTGTGCTATAGCGCCGATCTGATTACCTTGCGGCTACCGAACGTTGAGACCTTGGCAGATCGATTGGCGCAAACCGCTTTGCCTGAATCGCAGTGGAAAATTGTTGGGCGCACGATTCGACGCTTTCATGACGCGGGTATCTTTCACGCCGATTTGAACGCGCGGAATATTTTGCTGGCTGAGGCCGGGCAAGTCTTCTTGATAGATTTTGATAAAGGCGAGCGGCGTGTGCCGGATTCAAGCTGGCAACGGGAAAATTTGCAACGCCTGCAACGTTCATTAAACAAGATTAAAGCGATTACAGCCGATTTTAACTTCGATGAAACGGCGATGCAGCGGCTGATGAAAGGATATCTGAAATAG
- a CDS encoding glycosyltransferase family 9 protein: protein MLVIRVGRVGDMLMITPAVRALLDQYPEAELHLLTSADGQRVFKGFSPRLTTFLLHDRKALLAGLHLKRLLKQVQATGYDSAFCFELNPSFAPFYQAADDGGHCIDMSQPEAHYARRCLDVVAHAVNKPMDGYWLTLPVTEEARAKARGILADAGIDDQTFVIGMHPTYSGLKKVAWRRNMDTGRRWPAIAFAELAKLLVAHGEEHKLKLRIIMDLMPEEAAVGEEIVQSSGGKITMLTPPLDFQRYKAILQRMNLLITTDTGPMHIGGAVGTPLVALFGGTNPEDSGAYVPAERYQIVQSPTKLIADITPAQVFDACQRFLPNS, encoded by the coding sequence ATGCTGGTGATTCGAGTGGGCCGAGTGGGCGATATGCTGATGATCACGCCCGCTGTAAGGGCGCTGTTGGACCAATATCCCGAGGCTGAGCTGCACTTGTTGACCAGCGCCGATGGCCAGCGGGTGTTTAAGGGTTTTTCGCCGCGACTGACGACTTTCCTCCTCCATGATCGCAAGGCGCTGTTGGCCGGGTTACATCTGAAGCGGTTGTTGAAACAGGTGCAGGCGACGGGCTACGACAGTGCCTTTTGTTTTGAGCTTAATCCCAGTTTTGCACCGTTTTATCAGGCCGCTGATGACGGTGGCCATTGCATCGACATGAGCCAGCCCGAGGCTCACTATGCCCGTCGCTGTCTGGATGTCGTTGCCCATGCAGTTAATAAGCCGATGGATGGATATTGGCTGACTCTGCCGGTTACCGAGGAGGCGCGCGCCAAGGCACGAGGAATACTGGCTGACGCTGGGATTGACGACCAAACGTTTGTGATCGGAATGCATCCCACTTATAGCGGCCTGAAAAAGGTGGCATGGCGGCGAAACATGGATACCGGTCGCCGCTGGCCAGCAATCGCCTTTGCCGAGTTGGCCAAGTTGCTTGTTGCCCATGGGGAAGAACATAAGCTGAAATTGCGCATTATTATGGATCTGATGCCAGAAGAAGCAGCTGTTGGTGAAGAAATCGTGCAGTCGAGCGGAGGTAAAATCACCATGCTTACCCCACCGCTGGATTTTCAGCGTTATAAAGCTATCCTGCAGCGTATGAATCTGTTGATCACCACCGATACCGGGCCGATGCATATCGGCGGCGCAGTGGGGACACCACTGGTCGCCTTGTTCGGTGGCACTAATCCGGAAGACAGCGGTGCTTATGTGCCTGCTGAGCGTTATCAAATCGTGCAATCACCGACTAAACTGATTGCCGATATCACCCCAGCGCAGGTTTTTGACGCCTGTCAGAGGTTTCTACCCAATTCATGA
- a CDS encoding glycosyltransferase family 9 protein has product MKLPLAAAPKNICLLRLSALGDISHTLPIVRTLQKHWPQTKITWVIGKLEHQLVSDIPDVEFIVFDKNAGLCAYTQLRQQMSGRRFDVLLHMQMSLRASLASLLISADIRLGFDRSRAKDLQWLFTNRRIATKPRQHVIDSFFAFTEALGIEEHVLEWKIPIPAVACEFAHHCLPDNGPTLVISPCSSMSYRNWTAKGYAAVADHAASVYGMQVVLCGGPSAIEHDYGAQICATTKAPVVNLIGQTGIKELLAVLAAADLVIAPDSGPAHLATAVGTPVIGLYATTNPDRARPYLNPDLVVSRYPEAVQAKYGKPVAELPWGIRVRDPGTMERIQVADVCAAIDRAVNKYLSRAKSEHASHS; this is encoded by the coding sequence ATGAAACTACCGTTGGCTGCAGCGCCAAAAAATATTTGCCTGCTGCGTCTCTCTGCCCTTGGCGATATCAGCCATACGTTGCCCATCGTCCGCACGCTGCAAAAACACTGGCCACAGACCAAGATTACCTGGGTGATAGGCAAGCTGGAGCATCAACTTGTTTCTGATATTCCTGACGTTGAATTCATTGTCTTTGACAAGAATGCAGGACTCTGCGCTTACACACAACTGCGCCAGCAAATGAGTGGCCGCCGCTTTGACGTGTTACTGCACATGCAAATGTCTTTGCGCGCCAGCCTGGCCAGTCTCTTGATTTCGGCTGACATTCGACTCGGGTTCGACCGCAGTCGCGCCAAGGATTTGCAATGGCTATTCACCAATCGACGCATCGCGACCAAGCCGCGGCAACATGTGATCGACAGTTTCTTCGCTTTCACCGAGGCCCTCGGCATCGAAGAACATGTTTTGGAGTGGAAGATCCCGATCCCGGCAGTGGCCTGCGAGTTTGCCCATCACTGCCTGCCGGATAACGGGCCAACCCTGGTCATCAGCCCCTGTTCCAGCATGAGTTACCGCAACTGGACCGCCAAGGGTTACGCTGCCGTCGCCGACCATGCAGCCAGCGTTTATGGCATGCAGGTGGTCCTGTGCGGCGGCCCAAGTGCCATTGAACACGATTATGGTGCCCAGATTTGCGCCACCACCAAGGCGCCGGTAGTGAACTTAATCGGTCAAACCGGGATCAAAGAGCTATTGGCCGTACTGGCGGCTGCCGATTTGGTGATCGCCCCAGACTCCGGCCCGGCCCACCTGGCCACTGCCGTTGGCACCCCGGTGATCGGTCTGTACGCCACCACCAATCCGGACCGGGCCCGTCCCTACTTGAATCCCGATCTCGTGGTCTCCAGGTACCCGGAGGCGGTTCAGGCAAAATACGGCAAACCGGTGGCCGAACTACCCTGGGGTATCCGGGTTCGAGATCCGGGCACTATGGAACGCATTCAGGTGGCAGATGTATGTGCCGCCATCGATCGGGCCGTAAACAAATATTTATCAAGAGCAAAATCAGAACATGCCTCTCATTCATAG